The following proteins are co-located in the Mesorhizobium australicum WSM2073 genome:
- a CDS encoding GNAT family N-acetyltransferase — MVEIVKPALEHLPSYKAALESGWSPDNVRLLDATREQLAAIEEDPAAFLASLDDPEAKGPPIALPDGTRVPRLPGFRRWIWDGEAAGSIGFRWQKGTAELPSHVLGHIGYAVVPWKRQRGYATEALRLMLDEARAVGLPHIEITAKPGNPASHKVILANGGKLVERFFEDAAYGGVQSLRFRIDL; from the coding sequence ATGGTCGAGATCGTCAAACCGGCGCTTGAACATCTGCCGAGCTACAAGGCGGCGCTCGAAAGCGGCTGGTCGCCGGACAATGTGCGGCTCCTGGACGCGACGCGCGAGCAGCTTGCGGCAATAGAGGAAGACCCGGCGGCGTTCCTGGCCAGCCTCGACGATCCCGAAGCCAAGGGGCCGCCCATCGCCTTGCCCGACGGGACACGGGTGCCACGCCTGCCGGGCTTCCGCCGCTGGATCTGGGACGGCGAGGCGGCGGGCTCGATCGGCTTTCGCTGGCAGAAGGGCACGGCGGAACTGCCTTCGCACGTGCTTGGTCATATCGGCTACGCCGTCGTGCCCTGGAAGCGGCAGCGCGGCTACGCCACCGAAGCGTTGCGGCTGATGCTGGACGAGGCGAGGGCGGTAGGCCTTCCCCATATCGAGATCACCGCCAAGCCGGGCAATCCGGCCTCGCACAAGGTGATCCTGGCCAATGGCGGCAAACTCGTCGAGCGCTTCTTCGAGGACGCCGCCTATGGCGGGGTGCAGAGCCTGCGGTTCCGGATCGATTTGTAA
- a CDS encoding P1 family peptidase has translation MARTVADFGLTCGILPAGTQNAITDVPGVRVGHCTLRDGDINTGVTAILPHGGNLFRTKVMAASHVINGFGKTVGLMQVKELGTIETPILLTNTLSVGTCATALIRDAIRQNPDIGRTTGTVNPVVGECNDGPLNDIQAMAISEQHALAALADAREGAFEQGNVGAGTGMSCFGFKGGVGSASRKIALAGGHHLGVLVLSNFGRAGDLVLPDGRRPDPRRQAEAERGSIIVVLATDVPLEHRQLERLARRAGAGIARLGSFWGNGSGDIAIAFSTGNPVDHDENRDLVPLLALNEARVDILFRAAAEATQEAVLNSMLSAEAFTGRAGTHRASLADWLCDQPERR, from the coding sequence ATGGCAAGGACTGTCGCCGATTTCGGCCTGACCTGCGGCATCTTGCCGGCGGGCACGCAAAACGCGATCACCGACGTGCCTGGCGTGCGCGTCGGTCACTGCACGCTGCGCGACGGCGACATCAACACCGGCGTGACCGCGATCCTGCCGCATGGCGGAAACCTGTTCCGCACCAAGGTGATGGCGGCAAGCCATGTCATCAACGGCTTCGGCAAGACCGTCGGGCTGATGCAGGTCAAGGAACTCGGCACCATCGAGACGCCTATTCTCTTGACCAACACGCTTTCGGTCGGCACCTGCGCCACGGCGCTGATCCGTGACGCCATCCGCCAGAACCCCGATATCGGCCGCACCACCGGAACGGTCAATCCGGTGGTCGGTGAATGCAATGACGGTCCCTTGAACGACATCCAGGCCATGGCGATATCAGAGCAGCATGCCCTTGCCGCGCTGGCGGATGCCCGAGAAGGCGCGTTCGAACAGGGCAATGTCGGCGCCGGAACGGGAATGAGCTGCTTCGGCTTCAAGGGCGGCGTCGGCTCGGCCTCCAGGAAAATCGCGCTCGCCGGCGGACATCATCTTGGCGTTCTCGTCCTGTCGAATTTCGGCAGGGCCGGCGACCTCGTCCTGCCCGATGGGCGCCGGCCCGACCCCAGGCGGCAGGCCGAGGCCGAACGCGGCTCGATCATCGTCGTTCTGGCGACCGATGTGCCGCTCGAACACCGCCAGCTCGAGCGCCTGGCGCGCCGTGCGGGCGCCGGCATCGCCAGGCTCGGCTCCTTCTGGGGCAATGGCAGCGGGGACATCGCCATCGCCTTCAGCACCGGCAACCCGGTCGACCACGATGAAAACCGAGATCTGGTGCCGCTGCTCGCGCTCAACGAAGCACGCGTCGATATTCTCTTCCGGGCGGCGGCGGAGGCGACGCAGGAGGCGGTGTTGAACTCCATGCTGTCCGCCGAGGCATTCACCGGCAGGGCCGGCACGCATCGCGCATCGCTCGCCGACTGGCTGTGCGACCAGCCCGAAAGGCGATAG
- a CDS encoding MFS transporter: MSLPLIALFIAAFAFGTTEFVIAGVLPQVAQGLGVSVPSAGYLVSGYACGIAIGGPLLALATKSLSRKTLLLGLAVVFTLGQAACALAPDFASMLLLRIAVAVAHGAYFGVAMVVAVGLVREDQRGMAVAVILSGLTVSNVIGVPAGTAIGNIWGWRATFWVMCALGVAATLAMAALLPRTTGYQARSASLASEVRVLARQQVWTSLILMLMLMLGQFCLFTYITPTLLEVTGLDENLVPWVLLLNGVGATLGVFLGGKLSDWKLMPSLIAMLALQAVTLAIIYAVSPYPVPMVVAIIVWGGLNFAIGTPIQTRILAWTADASNLAASLIPSGFNIGIALAASLGAAMLNAGYGYRSLSLVGASAMLVAVIVAVISHLWERRSDIGPPVPAAAE, translated from the coding sequence ATGTCGCTGCCGCTCATCGCCCTGTTCATCGCCGCCTTCGCTTTCGGCACCACCGAATTCGTCATCGCCGGCGTGCTGCCGCAGGTGGCGCAGGGGCTAGGCGTTTCGGTTCCTTCCGCCGGCTATCTCGTCTCCGGCTATGCCTGCGGCATCGCCATCGGCGGGCCGCTGCTGGCGCTTGCCACCAAGAGCCTATCGCGCAAGACCTTGCTGCTTGGCCTCGCCGTCGTCTTCACCCTCGGCCAGGCGGCCTGCGCGCTGGCACCCGACTTCGCCTCGATGCTGTTGCTGCGCATTGCCGTGGCTGTCGCGCATGGCGCCTATTTCGGCGTCGCCATGGTGGTCGCCGTCGGCCTTGTGCGCGAGGATCAGCGCGGCATGGCGGTCGCCGTCATCCTGTCGGGTCTCACCGTCTCCAACGTCATCGGCGTGCCGGCCGGCACCGCCATCGGCAACATCTGGGGCTGGCGCGCGACCTTCTGGGTGATGTGCGCGCTGGGCGTGGCGGCAACGCTCGCCATGGCGGCCTTGCTGCCGCGCACCACCGGATATCAGGCCAGGTCGGCGAGCCTTGCCAGCGAGGTCCGCGTCCTGGCGCGCCAGCAGGTCTGGACTTCGCTGATCCTGATGCTGATGCTGATGCTCGGCCAGTTCTGCCTGTTCACCTACATCACCCCGACGCTGCTGGAGGTCACCGGGCTCGATGAAAACCTGGTGCCCTGGGTGCTGCTGCTCAACGGCGTCGGCGCCACGCTTGGCGTCTTCCTGGGCGGCAAACTGTCCGACTGGAAACTGATGCCGTCGCTGATAGCCATGCTTGCCCTGCAGGCGGTGACGCTGGCCATCATCTATGCCGTCAGCCCCTATCCCGTGCCGATGGTCGTCGCGATCATCGTCTGGGGCGGCCTCAACTTCGCCATCGGCACGCCGATCCAGACCCGGATCCTGGCCTGGACGGCGGACGCCTCGAACCTCGCCGCCTCGCTCATCCCGTCCGGCTTCAATATTGGCATCGCGCTGGCCGCATCGCTGGGCGCCGCCATGCTCAATGCCGGCTACGGCTATCGCAGCCTGTCGCTTGTTGGCGCCTCTGCGATGCTGGTCGCCGTCATCGTGGCTGTCATCTCCCATCTTTGGGAACGGCGCAGCGACATCGGCCCGCCAGTACCGGCGGCCGCCGAATAA
- a CDS encoding DUF2061 domain-containing protein yields MDTHSRSFAKALSWRVTGTIDTMIISLVVTGSIKLAAAIGVTEVFTKSLLYYFHERAWLKIPYGRKSVT; encoded by the coding sequence ATGGATACCCATTCGCGCAGTTTCGCCAAGGCGCTTTCCTGGCGCGTGACCGGCACCATCGATACGATGATCATCTCGCTGGTGGTGACCGGAAGCATCAAGCTTGCGGCCGCCATCGGGGTGACGGAGGTCTTCACCAAGTCGCTGCTCTATTATTTTCATGAGCGGGCATGGCTGAAGATTCCTTACGGACGCAAGTCCGTCACCTGA
- a CDS encoding Na/Pi cotransporter family protein — protein sequence MSGSVVLLHLAGAVALMLFATRLVKTGVERAYGDVLRHRLRATMRNPIMAVLAGTGLAIALQSSTAVTLLVGSFAGSGIVSGAAGQLAVRGAEIGSALVVKLLTFDLTLLVPLCLIAGTVMFMATERRDWRQTGRILVGIGLLILSLEMIGQASEPLRNSQLLPVILNYFSTDSITAYLLAAVITWLFQSSIAAVLLMATLAGRGLISPELGLVLILGVNLGSSLIAPMLTRSASPEVRVVPVGNLLMRGLGSLVMLILFMIFRPHVAFLGPTAADQIVNAHILFNVVILLAGLPLAGLVYRASERIVALGAKPAPAAALDVVELSALNESAIDVPSQALANATREVVRVCETVEIMLKRIIELYEDADSDKIKALAALDDRVDRRHAAIKLYLAKVTRNPMTEDEALRCQELIGACVKLEQVGDIIVRNMLVHVKKKFDRGLEFTDEGWSELCAFHGSVLANARLAFNVLVSRDPETARQLVLEKDRLRDREKETSASHFMRLREGTAKSVETSSIHLDTIRDLKQINSLLASMAYPVLEERGLLTGSRLKAS from the coding sequence ATGAGCGGCTCCGTCGTCCTTCTGCATCTGGCCGGCGCGGTGGCGCTGATGCTGTTTGCCACCCGCCTGGTCAAGACCGGCGTCGAGCGGGCCTATGGCGACGTGCTGCGTCATCGCCTGCGCGCCACCATGCGCAATCCGATCATGGCGGTGCTGGCCGGCACCGGCCTTGCGATCGCGCTGCAAAGCTCCACCGCCGTCACCTTGCTGGTCGGCTCCTTCGCCGGTTCAGGCATCGTCTCGGGCGCCGCCGGTCAGTTGGCCGTGCGTGGCGCCGAGATCGGCTCGGCTCTGGTGGTCAAGCTTCTGACCTTCGACCTCACGCTGTTGGTGCCGCTCTGCCTGATTGCCGGCACGGTGATGTTCATGGCCACGGAGCGGCGCGACTGGCGCCAGACCGGCCGCATCCTGGTCGGCATCGGTCTCCTGATCCTGTCCCTCGAAATGATCGGCCAGGCGTCCGAGCCGCTGCGCAACAGCCAACTGCTGCCGGTCATCCTCAATTACTTCTCCACCGATTCCATCACCGCCTACCTGCTGGCGGCAGTGATCACCTGGCTGTTCCAGTCGAGCATCGCGGCGGTGCTGTTGATGGCGACGCTGGCCGGCCGTGGGCTGATCAGCCCTGAACTCGGCCTTGTCCTCATCCTCGGCGTCAATCTCGGTTCGTCGCTGATCGCGCCGATGCTGACACGCTCGGCCAGTCCCGAAGTGCGCGTCGTGCCGGTCGGCAACCTTTTGATGCGCGGCCTGGGTTCGCTGGTCATGCTGATCCTGTTCATGATCTTCCGGCCGCATGTTGCCTTCCTCGGCCCGACGGCGGCCGATCAGATCGTCAACGCCCATATCCTGTTCAACGTGGTCATCCTGCTCGCCGGCCTGCCGCTGGCCGGTCTGGTCTACCGAGCCTCCGAAAGGATCGTGGCGCTCGGCGCCAAACCGGCGCCGGCCGCTGCGCTCGACGTAGTCGAACTGTCGGCGCTCAACGAAAGCGCGATCGATGTGCCGAGCCAGGCCCTGGCCAACGCCACACGCGAGGTGGTGCGTGTCTGCGAGACGGTCGAGATCATGCTCAAGCGCATCATCGAACTCTATGAGGACGCCGACTCGGACAAGATCAAGGCGCTGGCGGCCCTCGACGACCGTGTCGACCGCAGGCACGCGGCCATAAAGCTCTACCTCGCCAAGGTCACCAGGAATCCGATGACCGAAGACGAGGCGCTGCGCTGCCAGGAGCTGATCGGCGCCTGCGTCAAGCTCGAGCAGGTCGGCGACATCATCGTGCGCAACATGCTGGTGCATGTGAAGAAGAAATTCGACCGCGGGCTGGAATTCACCGACGAAGGCTGGAGCGAATTGTGCGCCTTCCATGGCTCGGTGTTGGCCAATGCCCGGCTCGCCTTCAACGTCCTGGTCTCGCGCGATCCCGAAACCGCGCGCCAGCTCGTGCTGGAAAAGGACCGGCTGCGCGACCGCGAGAAGGAAACCAGCGCCAGCCATTTTATGCGCCTGCGCGAAGGCACCGCCAAAAGCGTCGAAACCAGCTCGATCCACCTCGACACCATCCGCGACCTGAAGCAGATCAACTCGCTGCTGGCCTCGATGGCCTACCCGGTTCTGGAAGAGCGCGGCCTGCTCACGGGATCGCGGCTGAAGGCGAGCTGA
- a CDS encoding RcnB family protein, whose translation MKRIVLSALAFSMLAATSLTGQAAPMNAPVAPQSNYTKVDWQRPGDHRDMKKRVFKKKVVVKRNNWRNGQKYSGWRQHRPIRDYGRYGLHRPGRGQEWIRVGNDYVLVGILSGVIFGALAAQ comes from the coding sequence ATGAAACGCATTGTGCTTTCCGCTCTGGCTTTCTCGATGCTGGCCGCCACCTCACTCACCGGCCAGGCAGCGCCGATGAATGCTCCGGTCGCGCCGCAGTCGAACTACACGAAGGTCGACTGGCAGAGGCCCGGCGACCACCGGGATATGAAAAAGCGTGTCTTCAAGAAGAAGGTCGTGGTGAAGCGGAACAACTGGCGCAATGGCCAGAAATATTCCGGCTGGAGGCAGCACCGGCCGATCCGCGACTATGGCCGCTATGGCCTGCACCGTCCCGGCCGCGGCCAGGAGTGGATCCGCGTCGGCAACGACTATGTGCTGGTCGGCATCCTCTCCGGCGTCATCTTCGGCGCGCTTGCCGCGCAGTAA
- the dnaG gene encoding DNA primase, with translation MRFPPAFLDEIRDRVPISSVIGQRVAWDRKKTNASRGDYWACCPFHGEKSPSFHCEDKKGRYHCFGCSVSGDHFKFLTELEGLSFPEAVEKIADMAGVPMPVRDAQEERREKERASLTDVMEMATVFFQERLQGPEGAKARAYLRDRGLTPATQQSFRLGFAPDSRNALKEHLAAKGVPKADIEACGLVRHGDDIPVSYDWFRDRIMFPIPDSRGKIIAFGGRALAPDALAKYMNSPDTELFHKGNVLYNFARARKALAKGGTVIAVEGYMDVIALAQAGFENVVAPLGTALTENQLELLWRMAPEPMLCFDGDKAGLKAAWRAADMALPSVQAGRSARFALLPEGKDPDDLVKAEGPDAFRAVLADARPLVDLLWMRETAGGVFDTPERRAELGQTLRELSSRIRDESTRYHYQQEMRERVLSFFGSQRNARQGRQDWRPGQGKATAPGGQFAKPGGGRMAITESLGQSALVKRGSEGMSVREATIIVALINHPALIDENFAHVEFLDLANSDLTRLHAAILDAMAHDMANDRHAVVATIERAGCAEIWERAVGLIKRARQWPALETAALEDARDALNQALHLQRSARTLHKELKQAEAALEADPSDENFRHLIEIQAQFQDVQATEALIEGFGVSSGRAGRA, from the coding sequence ATGCGCTTTCCACCCGCCTTTCTCGACGAGATCCGCGACCGCGTGCCGATTTCATCGGTCATCGGCCAGCGCGTCGCGTGGGATCGCAAGAAGACCAATGCCTCGCGTGGCGATTATTGGGCGTGCTGCCCGTTTCATGGCGAAAAGAGCCCGTCTTTCCACTGCGAGGACAAGAAGGGGCGTTACCACTGTTTCGGCTGCTCGGTCTCGGGCGACCATTTCAAGTTCCTCACCGAACTCGAGGGATTGAGCTTTCCCGAGGCCGTCGAGAAGATCGCCGACATGGCCGGCGTGCCGATGCCGGTTCGCGATGCGCAGGAAGAGCGGCGCGAGAAGGAACGCGCCAGCCTGACCGACGTCATGGAAATGGCGACCGTCTTCTTCCAGGAACGCCTGCAAGGGCCTGAAGGCGCCAAAGCCCGCGCCTATCTGCGCGACCGTGGGCTGACGCCGGCGACGCAGCAGTCGTTCCGGCTCGGCTTCGCGCCCGACAGCCGCAATGCGCTGAAGGAACATCTGGCGGCCAAGGGCGTGCCGAAGGCCGATATCGAGGCCTGCGGGCTGGTGCGCCATGGCGACGATATCCCGGTCTCCTATGACTGGTTCCGCGACCGCATCATGTTTCCGATCCCGGATTCGCGCGGCAAGATCATCGCCTTCGGTGGCCGCGCGCTGGCGCCCGACGCGCTCGCCAAATACATGAACTCGCCCGACACCGAGCTCTTCCACAAGGGCAATGTCCTCTACAATTTCGCCCGCGCCCGCAAGGCATTGGCGAAAGGCGGTACGGTCATCGCCGTCGAGGGCTACATGGACGTGATCGCGCTGGCGCAGGCCGGCTTCGAGAATGTCGTGGCGCCCCTCGGTACCGCGCTTACCGAAAACCAGCTCGAATTGTTGTGGCGCATGGCGCCGGAGCCGATGCTGTGCTTCGACGGCGACAAGGCCGGGCTGAAGGCGGCGTGGCGGGCCGCCGACATGGCGCTTCCGTCGGTACAGGCCGGACGCTCGGCGCGCTTCGCGCTGCTGCCGGAAGGCAAGGATCCCGACGACCTGGTCAAGGCCGAGGGGCCGGATGCCTTCCGCGCCGTGCTGGCCGATGCGCGGCCGCTGGTCGACCTCCTGTGGATGCGGGAGACTGCGGGCGGTGTCTTCGACACACCGGAGCGGCGGGCGGAATTGGGACAGACGCTGCGGGAACTCAGCAGCCGCATCCGCGACGAAAGCACGCGCTACCACTACCAGCAGGAAATGCGCGAGCGGGTGCTGAGCTTCTTCGGCTCCCAGCGCAATGCGCGCCAAGGCCGCCAGGACTGGAGACCGGGGCAGGGCAAGGCAACCGCACCCGGTGGCCAATTCGCCAAGCCGGGTGGCGGCCGCATGGCGATCACCGAAAGCCTCGGCCAGTCGGCGCTGGTCAAGCGCGGCAGCGAAGGGATGTCGGTGCGCGAGGCGACGATCATCGTCGCCTTGATCAACCATCCGGCGCTGATCGACGAGAACTTCGCTCATGTCGAGTTCCTCGATCTGGCCAATTCCGATCTGACTCGGCTGCATGCCGCCATCCTCGATGCTATGGCGCATGACATGGCCAACGACCGCCACGCCGTGGTGGCGACGATCGAGCGGGCCGGCTGCGCCGAGATCTGGGAGCGCGCCGTCGGCCTGATCAAGCGGGCGCGGCAATGGCCGGCGCTGGAGACGGCGGCGCTCGAGGACGCCCGCGACGCCCTGAACCAGGCGTTGCACTTGCAGCGCAGCGCGCGCACCTTACATAAGGAACTGAAACAGGCGGAAGCGGCGCTCGAGGCGGATCCTTCGGACGAAAATTTCCGCCATCTGATCGAAATTCAGGCGCAGTTTCAGGATGTACAAGCGACGGAAGCGCTGATCGAAGGATTTGGCGTTTCGTCGGGCAGGGCTGGGCGAGCCTAA